A part of Odontesthes bonariensis isolate fOdoBon6 chromosome 23, fOdoBon6.hap1, whole genome shotgun sequence genomic DNA contains:
- the LOC142373444 gene encoding neoverrucotoxin subunit alpha-like has product MASGMMEVAALGRPFTIGMLYDARKEQLIPGVTLWDKKTLQEKIVQENQHRSDFKIATSDSFEEKSSLLDVDASLKASILFGLIEVEGSAKYLKDMKKSDKHIRVTCQYKAITVFKQLNSSETKSTQKVKDYVTSSATHVVTGIRYGANAFFVFDSEKVEAGDVQKIEGSMQAVIKKIPSFNVDGKVNIKLNNDEKALTNKFTCKFYGDFILQSNPATFEDAVKTYTQLPKLLRENGQNGVPLKVWMMPLKHFDPSAADVELRISSRLLRKAQDVLEDLQNLKMRCNDCLEHNNNFPKIHDRLTSFQKLCNIYTAAVQKKMGENLPLMRAGKQDEKVLASLFDDRMKTPFNPEKLKKWMDDMEREVNVVRSCVDMMKEAKIVQNQKELEREFLKAHDVLCFVFTSLETTDPYLKKMSDSLGSVDLKGAEDLSPSTQDAFSGEVITTMREKAKQFGHIARALKSNSRYRFLIAAVTNEKHKGASIYHYRNAVLLTEDLSDISEVEEVVDRKDLMPYACDLTLDLDTAYPELILSDGNKKVTHGEKQSYPDLPQRFDPLPQVLCREALTGRHYWEVELSTEEDADAAVAVCYGGLSRIRNLKFSGIGWTAMSWSLGHKWHPSPTFYAEHDINNREIKYIPSYSTGCVRLGVYLDHPAGSLSFYKVTGDKLSHIHTFHAQFSEPVFPCFKVCSNNYAFLCF; this is encoded by the exons ATGGCTTCAGGGATGATGGAAGTGGCTGCGCTGGGTCGACCTTTTACCATTGGGATGCTCTACGATGCTCGGAAGGAACAACTTATCCCAG GTGTCACATTGTGGGATAAGAAAACTCTACAAGAGAAGATTGTACAGGAAAATCAGCACAGGAGTGACTTTAAAATCGCTACATCTGACTCCTTTGAAGAGAAGTCCTCTCTGCTGGATGTTGATGCCTCCCTGAAAGCCAGTATTCTATTCGGACTGATTGAAGTTGAAGGATCTGCAAAGTATCTGAAAGATATGAAGAAATCCGACAAACACATTCGAGTGACGTGTCAGTACAAAGCTATCACCGTCTTCAAACAGCTGAATTCTTCCGAAACAAAGAGCACCCAGAAAGTAAAAGATTATGTGACGAGTTCGGCCACACACGTAGTCACTGGCATCCGTTATGGGGCAAATGCCTTTTTTGTGTTTGACAGTGAGAAGGTAGAAGCTGGCGATGTTCAGAAGATCGAGGGCAGCATGCAAGCTGTGATAAAGAAGATCCCCTCATTTAATGTTGACGGTAAAGTTAACATCAAGCTAAATAATGATGAAAAAGCTCTAACTAACAAATTCACTTGCAAGTTCTATGGAGACTTCATCCTCCAAAGCAACCCTGCAACATTTGAAGATGCAGTGAAGACATACACACAACTTCCAAAACTCCTGAGAGAAAACGGACAAAATGGTGTTCCACTGAAGGTCTGGATGATGCCCCTGAAGCATTTTGATCCATCAGCTGCTGATGTGGAGCTTAGGATCAGCTCTCGGCTTTTAAGAAAGGCCCAAGATGTTCTGGAAGATCTTCAGAATCTGAAAATGAGATGTAATGATTGTCTGGAGCACAACAACAATTTCCCAAAGATTCATGACAGGCTGACCAGTTTCCAGAAACTGTGTAATATTTACACAGCTGCAGTCCAAAAGAAGATGGGGGAGAATCTTCCGTTGATGAGGGCCGGCAAGCAAGACGAGAAGGTGTTGGCATCCTTATTTGATGACAGAATGAAGACTCCGTTCAATCCAGAGAAACTGAAGAAGTGGATGGATGACATGGAGAGAGAAGTTAACGTCGTCAGGTCCTGTGTAGACATGATGAAAGAAGCAAAGATAGTCCAAAACCAGAAAGAGTTGGAAAGAGAGTTTCTAAAGGCACATGATgttctttgctttgttttcacCTCTCTGGAAACTACTGACCCTTATCTTAAGAAAATGTCCGACTCCCTGGGTTCAGTGGACTTAAAAGGTGCTGAGGATCTCAGTCCATCCACCCAGGATGCCTTCTCAGGAGAAGTGATAACAACAATGAGAGAAAAAGCCAAACAGTTTGGTCACATTGCCAGAGCTCTGAAGAGCAACAGCAGATACAGATTCCTCATAGCAGCCGTTACCAATGAGAAGCACAAAGGAGCAAGCATCTACCACTACAGGAATGCTGTCCTGCTCACTGAGGACTTATCTGATATCTCTGAGGTGGAAGAAGTAGTAGACAGAAAAGATCTGATGCCAT ATGCCTGCGATCTCACCCTGGATCTTGACACAGCATACCCTGAACTCATTCTGTCTGATGGAAACAAGAAGGTGACGCATGGAGAGAAGCAGTCGTATCCCGACCTCCCTCAGAGGTTTGATCCACTCCCTCAGGTTCTTTGCAGAGAAGCACTGACTGGGCGCcattactgggaggtggagctGAGCACTGAGGAAGATGCAGATGCTGCTGTGGCTGTTTGCTACGGAGGATTATCAAGGATTAGAAATTTAAAGTTTAGTGGGATTGGGTGGACTGCCATGTCCTGGTCACTTGGTCACAAGTGGCATCCAAGCCCAACATTTTATGCAGAACATGACATAAATAATAGAGAGATCAAATATATCCCTTCTTACTCTACTGGGTGTGTCAGACTGGGAGTGTATTTAGACCATCCTGCAGGCtctctgtccttctacaaagTGACAGGTGACAAACTGAGCCACATTCACACCTTCCATGCTCAGTTCTCTGAGCCTGTTTTCCCATGTTTCAAGGTCTGCTCAAACAATTATGCGTTTCTGTGCTTTTAA